A window of the Lactuca sativa cultivar Salinas chromosome 5, Lsat_Salinas_v11, whole genome shotgun sequence genome harbors these coding sequences:
- the LOC111887916 gene encoding ammonium transporter 2, with the protein MATPGAYQEHLPAVPDWLNKGDNAWQMTASALVGLQSMPGLVILYASVVKKKWAVNSAFMALYAFAAVLICWVLLCYRMAFGDELLPFWGKGAPALGQKYLARQAVLPETIHYYSDGRVESPATRPFYPMATMVYFQFTFAAITMILLAGSVLGRMNIRAWMAFVPLWLVFSYTVGAFSLWGGGFLYHWGVIDYSGGYVIHLSSGIAGFTAAYWVGPRLKSDRERFPPNNVLLMLAGAGLLWMGWSGFNGGAPYAANVPASVAVLNTNISAATSLLVWTTLDVVFFGKPSVIGAVQGMMTGLACITPGAGVVQSWAAIVMGILSGSIPWFTMMILHKKSILLQKVDDTLGVFHTHAVAGLLGGLLTGLLAEPTLCNMVLPVTGSRGAFYGKNGGKQFLKQLVAALFVIGWNLVSTTIILLFIRIFMPLRMPENELMIGDDAVHGEEAYALWGDGEKYDPNRHGSIFGAAELTPNDHNYNHTTARGVTINL; encoded by the exons ATGGCGACACCGGGAGCATACCAAGAACACCTCCCGGCAGTTCCCGATTGGCTCAACAAAGGCGACAACGCATGGCAAATGACAGCATCTGCCCTCGTCGGACTCCAAAGCATGCCGGGGCTCGTCATCCTCTACGCCTCCGTCGTCAAAAAGAAATGGGCGGTCAACTCCGCCTTCATGGCCCTTTACGCCTTCGCCGCCGTCCTCATTTGCTGGGTCTTACTTTGCTACCGGATGGCTTTCGGCGATGAACTCCTTCCTTTCTGGGGGAAGGGTGCACCGGCGTTGGGTCAGAAGTATCTCGCCCGTCAAGCCGTCCTGCCTGAGACCATTCACTATTACAGCGACGGCAGAGTTGAATCTCCGGCGACCAGGCCGTTTTATCCGATGGCTACGATGGTGTATTTTCAGTTCACTTTTGCTGCTATTACGATGATTCTGCTGGCTGGATCTGTGCTTGGGAGGATGAATATCAGGGCTTGGATGGCTTTCGTTCCTCTGTGGTTGGTGTTTTCATACACCGTCGGAGCATTTAGTCTGTGGGGTGGTGGTTTTCTGTATCATTGGGGTGTTATTGACTACTCCGGCGGCTATGTTATTCATCTGTCATCAGGGATCGCCGGTTTCACTGCTGCCTACTGG GTTGGACCAAGGTTAAAAAGTGATAGGGAAAGGTTCCCTCCAAACAACGTATTGCTGATGCTCGCCGGAGCCGGATTACTATGGATGGGGTGGTCTGGTTTCAACGGCGGAGCACCATACGCAGCTAACGTTCCTGCTTCGGTGGCGGTGTTAAACACAAACATATCCGCCGCCACAAGTCTTCTGGTTTGGACGACTCTCGATGTGGTTTTCTTTGGAAAACCATCGGTGATTGGGGCTGTTCAGGGTATGATGACAGGCCTAGCCTGCATTACTCCGGGAGCAGGGGTGGTGCAATCATGGGCGGCGATAGTCATGGGGATACTTTCCGGCAGCATTCCATGGTTTACGATGATGATCCTTCACAAAAAATCAATTTTGCTTCAAAAG GTGGATGACACCCTAGGTGTGTTTCACACACATGCAGTAGCAGGTCTCTTGGGTGGTCTATTGACCGGTCTACTTGCTGAGCCGACCCTATGCAACATGGTTTTACCGGTTACCGGTTCAAGAGGTGCATTTTATGGTAAAAACGGTGGCAAACAATTCCTAAAACAACTAGTTGCAGCCTTATTTGTGATCGGATGGAACCTCGTATCCACAACAATTATTCTTCTATTTATCAGAATTTTCATGCCATTAAGGATGCCTGAAAACGAGTTGATGATCGGTGATGATGCTGTTCATGGAGAAGAAGCGTATGCATTGTGGGGTGATGGTGAAAAATATGATCCAAATAGACATGGCTCTATTTTTGGAGCAGCTGAGCTAACGCCAAATGATCATAATTATAACCATACCACAGCTAGAGGCGTTACCATTAATTTGTAG